In Panicum virgatum strain AP13 chromosome 5K, P.virgatum_v5, whole genome shotgun sequence, the genomic window gttattattttttgtaTTCCAAATGTTAAACTAGTTTTCCACTCCTTGTACCTTGGATGACAATATTAAGCAAAGAACATGATAATTTCTTGTGTTTTCTTCCTTTTTGTTTAATCTTCACAGGTAGGTATGGCGGCTACCCTTGCTGGTGTATGTAAGGTGCCTCTGACATCGGTGCTCCTACTTTTTGAGCTTACACATGACTATCGTATAGTTCTACCTTTGCTTGGGGCTGTTGGGTTATCATCTTGGATTGCTTCTCCTCAAAGGTTCTCTAAAAGCATTAGGAGTAAGCTGGATTCTCTGGAGGAGAAATCAAGTATTGCTCAACAGGCAAACAGCTTGCCCACTCAAAACAAACAAGTCAGATCCATGGATACGGTTGATTCATCTCAAGAATTATGTAAAATTGAAAGCTCCCTTTGTGTCTATGATGCCAATGATGAGAATATGTTTGAGAATATTACTGTTGCAGAGGCCATGAAAACTAACTATTTTTCAGTCTCAATGACAACTCCATTAGTTGAGGCACTAGATCTTATGCTTGCAGAGAAGCAGCCCTTTGTTATTGTCACTGAGAATAACCGGTCTGTAATAGGCTTGTTAGCACTAAAAAGTATCCAAGATTTCTGCCGAGCTGCAAAAGATACAAGGGCACAAGATGAGGTGAGATGTGATTTGGAGTTCTGCAGAGTACATAGGTTAGGCAAACGGTCAAGTTCTTTTTTGAGATCTATAGATATTTTGTCGTCTCAACACAGTGATCATGCATTATTGTCTTACCTATGAACTTTCACCAGTTTGGTTAGATATAACCAACTTACTGGGTAGTTGCATCCATGCCAACTCTGGATCGTAGCTAGCATCTAGTAGGGAGGTGAGCATTCTAAGCCATACTACAACCCAGATACACCAAACAAATAGCTTTGTAATGAATTATACCTGATACCATAAGTTTAATATTCACAATGTGTCAAACACAATTGTCAAGTTTGGTTAGTTCTTGTGAGCACGACAACCTTTGTATCTCCAAGTTTCTCTGGTTTATGCATACTTCCAAGTTTtcctttaaaaaataaaatggaTTTCTTGTTTGTTTGGTGAGATCGAATAGTAATTTAGAGGATGTCTAAGTTTAGGTAACATTTATTGCCAGATGGTCATATTTGTTAACTGATTGGGAGTTTGCTCAATCTTGGTGCAGCTAAAGGAATTCCTGGTATCTCATGTTTACCATGCAGGCAAGTGTAAATCATGCTATGTGACTCCTCAGATGCCACTTACTACTGCAGAGAAGATTATGGATTCTCATGGTGTGGATCACCTTCCTGTAGTCTCTGAACCTGCTAATCTTCAGGACAGCGGACTTTTGATAGGTTTTGTAGACAGAGAATGCATCACCATCGCTCGAAGGTAATTGTAGAATTCTTCTAAATTGAACATAATATTGGTTGTATTCCAATTGCCAATTTATACTAATGGTGTTCTTATGTCTTTCGTGTCCTGTTCTCATTCAGAGCCATGTCAATGAAAGAATTTTTCAGATCTACATATGAGATTGGGAAGGAAGAGAGATCTAGCACGGAAGGGAGGAGATGAGGCAATACAGGAGCACTTGCTACTTCGCAAGCTGTATGATATTTTGCAGCTTGGATAATTGCAGGTGCAGCCTGCAAACCTGGCCTGGTTTCATGCGCCATCTGTTCTATAACTGGTCAAGGCTAAGGCTTCATCGCGTTGGTCTGCTAACTTCATAATGTGATTCAAATGTGCGGTTAAGGAGGgcctctatttttttttctgaaagtaTCTCCCTTACCATCACCCATGTGTGCATAGTTTTGTCGCAGTGCGTTGCAGTTTCCTGAtcattttaaatttttaattgATAAGCTGAATTAGCAGCTGAGAACTGAACAAGGTCGGGTGTTGTTACGTTCTATTCTTCTTTCCACTTTTTGAAACCAATTAAAATCGAAATACAGGAGAGGTTGAAAAAGCATTCATAAGCTTGATTTGCTATCAATGTCCTGTCTCCGTATCCTACCGTGCGCCAGGGCCGGCGTTCTGTACTTGTGCAATTACATGAGTTAAAATGGGGACTACAAAATTCGGTGCTGGTCAAGATGCACTGACCGACCTACTATATAATTGATGTTTTTTGGAAATTAAATTAGAATATTCGAAGAGCACGAAATTGCTGCTTCAATGTATGTCCAGTGATGGTCTCAAAATGAACTCAAAGCTGTAGGCTTTCTATAGCGACATTTcaattacattttttttttcctggCAAGTTGAGGGCATGCTGCTGCCGTATGAATGGGCgatttttcttttgttctgcATGGTTGAATAAGAACTGCAAAGTCTGAACTGTTAGGGGATTGATGTCCAGTCCAACCTTGTTACAATTATTAAGTCTGGAAAAATGTAGCTAATCATGTTACGTGCGAACTTCATGGAGTTGAAGAGTAAATATGGAGCTTATCTGTATCCATGTTCCATGCGCACGAATAAGAAAAAGGAGGCAACACGAAAGGGACACATGATGATACATACAGTTAATATCCCTATCAAGATTATGCAATTTTTCAACATAGGGATTAACAGGGCTGCAGAACatgcttgtttttcttttgaggaGTCCCAGGACATGCTTGTCGTCAAGTTGTGATTTGTAACTAGTACTAGAGACGATTCTGAAGATATACGagaacaaaagaaagatacaagttAGAATGTTCAGAATCATTCAGCAAAAGTGTCCACTAGCACGTCGCCTAAACGATTTAAGTACATGGGCGTTCAGAATCACTAGGCAAAAGTGTCCAGTTTGTACGAACACAAACACAAAACTTTTCAGTATTCCGTGGTCTCTGATGATCATGCATGTAGATATCCTCTAACTTGCTGTCACGAGTTCATCACGACAAGACCGAAGCTAGCTACCAGCAGCAAGAAGCTTACAGGATTAAGTATAGCATAGCATGTAGCATCATAACCAGAGCTCTTGCACGCCGGCCCAccttgccgtcgtcgtcgccgagctCGATCGTCAGCGGCGCCGGGCCTTGCCGCGGGCCGCCGGCAGCTGCTTGTCCTTGCCGAAGATGCCGCAGAAGCCGCAGGCCGCGACGCGCGGGGACGGCGGGTCCAGCGCCGGCTGCACGTGCCCGGCCCTGTACCCGCCGTGGCCGCTGGATACGCTCCTCCGCTGctgccgcgcggccgccgcctgtgTCGCCCCGGCCG contains:
- the LOC120707772 gene encoding MAPK kinase substrate protein At1g80180-like, with the protein product MAGLQRSSETFRRSGSSGTVWEDKHRPASGELAKPAGATQAAAARQQRRSVSSGHGGYRAGHVQPALDPPSPRVAACGFCGIFGKDKQLPAARGKARRR